A single genomic interval of Fundidesulfovibrio soli harbors:
- a CDS encoding ATP-binding protein — protein MSASGPSNLPPEPPRRPNNDICRIYEGLCGNFIAQTLDAIPIIVIVLDRNRQVVLANAQTLHATGLPIEEVLGKRPGEALNCVHALSAPRGCGTTQFCTRCGALRSLLAGLEGRKSVQECSLSRMGAQGVEALDLQVSSSPIEIEGTTYVLFSIQDMSDQKRRRLLERLFFHDVLNTAGGLSGLMDILRTEVPGHLREDADFIHGSLAGLVEELFTQRDLAAAESNELHPSFGRVRSAEVLGAALRLGAPYAMDGDKVLLMDPDSCDVEIVSDAALLNRVVGNMVKNALEASRSGGEVTLGCTWEEGRLRFWVHNQSAMSEDVRLQVFKRSFSTKGRGRGLGTYGMKLLGERYLRGAVGFESDEERGTTFHISLPLAPQDDPA, from the coding sequence ATGAGTGCGTCAGGACCATCGAACCTTCCCCCCGAACCGCCGCGCAGGCCGAATAACGACATCTGCAGGATATATGAGGGGCTGTGCGGAAATTTCATCGCCCAGACCCTGGACGCCATCCCCATCATCGTCATCGTGCTGGACCGCAACAGGCAGGTGGTTCTGGCCAACGCCCAGACCCTGCACGCCACGGGCCTGCCCATTGAGGAGGTGCTGGGCAAGCGCCCCGGGGAGGCGCTCAATTGCGTGCACGCCCTGAGCGCCCCCAGAGGTTGCGGCACCACGCAGTTCTGCACCCGCTGCGGAGCCCTGCGCTCTCTGCTGGCCGGGCTGGAAGGGCGCAAATCCGTGCAGGAGTGCAGCCTGAGCAGGATGGGGGCCCAGGGCGTCGAAGCCCTGGACCTGCAGGTCAGCTCCTCGCCCATCGAGATCGAAGGCACCACCTATGTGCTCTTCAGCATCCAGGACATGAGCGACCAGAAGCGCCGCCGCCTGCTGGAGCGCCTCTTCTTCCACGACGTGCTCAACACCGCGGGCGGTCTCTCCGGCCTCATGGATATCCTGCGCACGGAGGTGCCCGGGCACCTGCGCGAGGACGCGGACTTCATCCACGGATCCCTGGCCGGCCTGGTGGAGGAGCTCTTCACCCAGCGCGACCTGGCCGCCGCCGAGAGCAACGAGCTCCACCCGAGCTTCGGGCGCGTGCGCAGCGCCGAGGTGCTGGGCGCGGCCCTGCGGCTGGGCGCCCCCTACGCCATGGATGGCGACAAGGTTCTGCTCATGGATCCGGACTCCTGCGACGTGGAGATAGTCAGCGACGCCGCGCTCCTGAACAGGGTGGTGGGCAACATGGTCAAGAACGCGCTGGAGGCCTCGCGAAGCGGCGGAGAGGTCACCCTCGGCTGCACGTGGGAAGAGGGCCGGCTGCGCTTCTGGGTGCATAACCAGTCCGCCATGAGCGAGGACGTCAGGCTGCAGGTGTTCAAACGGAGCTTCTCCACCAAGGGGCGGGGGCGCGGCCTGGGCACCTACGGCATGAAGCTGCTGGGCGAGCGTTACCTGCGGGGGGCCGTGGGCTTCGAGTCCGACGAGGAGCGGGGCACCACCTTCCACATCAGCCTGCCCCTCGCGCCCCAGGACGATCCGGCCTGA
- a CDS encoding glycosyltransferase, producing the protein MNKIVPLRANRAAVRPVLMLLTSHRLDCFLLSLRCLERFTNLARFKKIYIVANAVSPDHAAILNRFMHTHERVEVIHCSPRGLMPAVNTVQNEILERHRDDVVVKLDEDVFVTPRWLEHLLEGYRLHSFSRDVPLVSALCPVSPHGLYALGRYLKTAHPTARTMYDGGIVEENWVYHRWMWEKVVREDFVQGFLASDPQPYFYTGFASINCVVFDARLMEAILPLPTEPLPGLPVSDEQAVNMVLAANKCKTAVVSRAVAHHYSFSRCEEYLRSHVPLDAVWHYLQEVWREEQIVAKAGALRRFRPAPVQDGAAASS; encoded by the coding sequence ATGAACAAGATAGTGCCATTGCGGGCGAATCGAGCCGCCGTCCGCCCGGTGCTGATGCTGCTCACGTCGCACAGGCTGGACTGCTTCCTCCTCAGCCTGCGTTGCCTGGAGCGGTTCACGAACCTGGCCCGCTTCAAGAAAATCTACATCGTGGCCAACGCCGTCAGCCCGGACCACGCAGCCATACTCAACCGCTTCATGCACACCCACGAGCGGGTGGAGGTCATCCATTGCTCCCCGCGCGGGCTCATGCCCGCCGTGAATACCGTGCAGAACGAGATCCTGGAGCGCCACCGCGACGACGTGGTGGTCAAGCTCGACGAGGACGTCTTCGTCACCCCGCGCTGGCTGGAGCATCTGCTGGAGGGATACCGCCTCCACTCCTTCAGCCGCGACGTGCCCCTGGTCAGCGCGCTGTGCCCCGTCTCGCCGCATGGGCTCTACGCCCTGGGCCGTTATCTGAAGACCGCCCACCCCACGGCGCGCACAATGTACGACGGGGGCATCGTGGAAGAGAACTGGGTCTACCATCGCTGGATGTGGGAGAAGGTCGTGCGGGAGGATTTCGTGCAGGGCTTCCTGGCCAGCGACCCGCAACCCTATTTCTACACCGGCTTCGCCAGCATCAACTGCGTGGTTTTCGACGCGCGCCTCATGGAGGCCATCCTGCCGCTGCCCACGGAGCCGCTGCCCGGGCTCCCCGTCTCCGACGAGCAGGCCGTGAACATGGTGCTGGCCGCCAACAAGTGCAAGACCGCCGTGGTCAGCCGCGCGGTGGCTCACCACTACAGCTTCTCCCGCTGCGAGGAGTACCTGCGCTCCCACGTGCCCCTGGACGCCGTTTGGCACTACCTGCAGGAGGTCTGGCGCGAGGAGCAGATCGTGGCCAAGGCCGGGGCTTTGCGCCGCTTCCGCCCCGCGCCCGTCCAGGACGGAGCCGCCGCCTCCAGCTGA
- a CDS encoding tetratricopeptide repeat protein: MVQYADNIDDHIAGLEEKLRKNDQCASSHYNLGVAYISKRRYEDAKTCFVRAAERSPTMAEAYVQLGGLAMNDGDIEACLRYNTAAVKARARFAVPHGNIGFCLLQMGDVEKAIKALRQAVKLDSQFVQAFGTLGSALFMAGELDESIQMSSRAVELHPKFGPAWNNLALAYLEKGEPAKAKEFVARAQECNFEVHPGLIADIEAALKA; encoded by the coding sequence ATGGTCCAATACGCCGACAACATCGACGACCACATCGCAGGCCTGGAAGAGAAGCTGCGCAAGAACGACCAGTGCGCCTCCTCCCACTACAACCTGGGCGTGGCCTACATCTCCAAGCGCCGCTACGAGGACGCCAAGACCTGCTTCGTGCGGGCGGCCGAGCGCTCCCCCACCATGGCCGAAGCCTACGTGCAGCTGGGCGGCCTGGCCATGAACGACGGCGACATCGAGGCCTGCCTGCGCTACAACACCGCCGCGGTCAAAGCCCGCGCCCGCTTCGCCGTGCCCCACGGCAACATCGGCTTCTGCCTGCTGCAGATGGGCGACGTGGAAAAGGCCATCAAGGCCCTGCGCCAGGCCGTCAAGCTGGATTCCCAGTTCGTACAGGCCTTCGGCACCCTGGGCAGCGCGCTGTTCATGGCCGGTGAGCTGGACGAATCCATCCAGATGAGCAGCCGCGCCGTGGAGCTCCACCCCAAGTTCGGCCCGGCCTGGAACAACCTGGCCCTGGCCTACCTTGAAAAAGGCGAGCCCGCCAAGGCCAAGGAATTCGTGGCCCGCGCCCAGGAGTGCAACTTCGAGGTGCACCCCGGGCTCATCGCGGACATCGAGGCCGCGCTGAAAGCCTAG
- a CDS encoding PHP domain-containing protein, which produces MGPIDLHTHTSFSDGEFPPGELVCMAAEAGLGALAITDHDTMDGLDEALEAGAETGMEVVPGCELSASFQGRTMHVLGLWVRHREADALRASLAGILGGREARNQYMVDKLRALGMDIDYQQLLDSAQGTVGRPHMARILVERGAVKSYEAAFRKYLGRQGLAYAPKPSLPLEEAVACLHEAQATVALAHPYLLGLNGRPLEELVRACRDLGVDALEAYYTDHSQTRTREYIELARRLDMGVCGGSDFHGRAKPGVRLGAGRGTLRVPYEVLEDLKARREAKGLWT; this is translated from the coding sequence ATGGGCCCCATAGACCTGCACACCCACACCAGCTTCTCCGACGGCGAATTCCCGCCGGGCGAACTGGTGTGCATGGCCGCCGAGGCAGGGCTCGGCGCGCTGGCCATCACCGATCACGACACCATGGACGGCCTGGACGAAGCCCTGGAGGCCGGGGCCGAGACCGGCATGGAGGTGGTGCCCGGGTGCGAGCTTTCCGCCAGTTTCCAGGGCCGCACCATGCACGTGCTCGGGCTGTGGGTGCGCCACCGCGAGGCGGACGCCCTGCGGGCATCCCTGGCGGGCATCCTGGGCGGACGCGAGGCCCGCAACCAGTACATGGTGGACAAGCTGCGCGCCCTGGGGATGGATATCGACTACCAGCAGCTGCTGGACTCGGCCCAGGGGACGGTGGGCAGGCCGCACATGGCCCGCATCCTGGTGGAGCGCGGGGCGGTGAAGAGCTACGAGGCCGCCTTCCGCAAATATCTGGGCCGCCAGGGCCTGGCCTACGCCCCCAAGCCGAGCCTGCCCCTGGAGGAGGCCGTGGCCTGCCTGCACGAGGCCCAGGCCACGGTGGCCCTGGCCCACCCCTACCTGCTGGGCCTCAACGGACGCCCCCTGGAAGAACTCGTCCGCGCCTGCCGCGACCTGGGTGTGGACGCGCTGGAGGCCTACTACACCGACCACTCCCAGACCCGCACCCGCGAGTATATTGAACTAGCCCGCAGGCTGGACATGGGCGTGTGCGGCGGGTCGGACTTCCACGGCCGGGCCAAGCCGGGCGTGCGGCTGGGCGCGGGGCGCGGGACGCTGCGCGTACCCTACGAAGTTCTTGAGGATTTGAAGGCCAGGCGCGAGGCCAAGGGGCTCTGGACCTAG
- a CDS encoding YkgJ family cysteine cluster protein, protein MIEADFSDIFADYEALVAEVDAVFDKVKAACPEQVRCEVACADCCHAPFDVSLVEALYINAQFNKRYPKGDSRYLLTEAANRSDREHYRLKHKAWKAVKAGVPEERIIEDFARERIRCALLADDNRCQMYDARPVTCRLYGAPLNVAGKLRVCGKSGFEPGGKYPAVNIAKLQERLLELSRRVAERAGSKEAYVGEMLVPVSMAMLSSYDEEFFALKEPKED, encoded by the coding sequence GTGATAGAAGCCGACTTTTCCGACATTTTCGCCGATTACGAGGCTCTGGTGGCTGAGGTCGACGCCGTGTTCGACAAGGTCAAGGCCGCCTGCCCCGAGCAGGTGCGCTGCGAAGTGGCCTGCGCCGACTGCTGCCACGCGCCCTTCGACGTGAGCCTGGTGGAGGCCCTGTACATCAACGCCCAGTTCAACAAGCGTTACCCCAAGGGCGACTCCCGCTACCTGCTCACCGAGGCGGCCAACCGCTCCGACCGCGAGCACTACCGCCTCAAGCACAAGGCCTGGAAGGCCGTCAAAGCCGGAGTGCCCGAGGAGCGCATCATCGAGGACTTCGCCCGCGAGCGCATCCGCTGCGCCCTGCTCGCCGATGACAACCGCTGCCAGATGTACGACGCCCGCCCCGTGACCTGCCGCCTCTACGGCGCTCCGCTCAACGTGGCCGGCAAGCTGCGCGTGTGCGGCAAGTCCGGTTTCGAACCGGGCGGCAAGTACCCGGCGGTGAACATCGCCAAGCTGCAGGAGCGGCTGCTGGAGCTCTCCAGGCGCGTGGCCGAGCGCGCGGGCAGCAAGGAAGCCTACGTTGGCGAGATGCTGGTGCCCGTCTCCATGGCCATGCTCAGCAGCTATGACGAGGAATTCTTCGCTCTCAAGGAGCCCAAGGAGGACTGA
- a CDS encoding Trm112 family protein has translation MSISPQLLEILACPKCKGALAPAAQGEGLACAACGVVYPIREDIPIMLVEEAVELSKWEAGERQSKH, from the coding sequence ATGTCCATTTCGCCCCAGCTGCTCGAAATCCTGGCCTGTCCCAAATGCAAGGGCGCGCTCGCCCCGGCCGCCCAGGGCGAAGGGTTGGCCTGCGCCGCTTGCGGCGTCGTCTACCCCATCCGCGAGGACATCCCCATCATGCTGGTGGAGGAAGCCGTGGAGCTCTCCAAATGGGAAGCGGGGGAGCGTCAGTCAAAGCACTAG
- a CDS encoding metallophosphoesterase: MSLPRIKADGLMIVCDPHVAATPPGHRLEGYREQILAKLAACLERARALNLHTVIAGDLFHWPRENPNSLVVELIELFRPHQPSVLVGNHDKYLARFTRDVSLAVLDAAGAVRLISEPGPAFLLETPAGTVLAGGSPDGSHLPRQVDPGGAVETIWFTHHNITFPDHEGLVLEPREIPGLDWLVNGHIHRPQPMVAAGATRWCNPGNITRLTFSARTKARVPAASVWRPGAQELETWPVPALPWEKVFPDQPFAPEPDAKERHSLFLKGLERLAWRRTQEGLGLKDFLSANLSPEHAETPLIWELYEEVAGGKDRPKRP; encoded by the coding sequence ATGAGCCTACCTAGAATCAAGGCCGATGGCCTGATGATCGTCTGCGACCCGCACGTGGCCGCCACCCCGCCCGGCCACCGCCTTGAGGGCTACCGGGAGCAGATCCTGGCCAAGCTGGCGGCCTGCCTGGAGCGCGCCCGGGCCTTGAACCTGCACACGGTCATCGCGGGGGACCTGTTCCACTGGCCGCGCGAGAACCCCAACAGCCTGGTGGTGGAGCTCATCGAGCTGTTCCGGCCGCACCAGCCCTCGGTGCTGGTGGGCAACCACGACAAGTACCTGGCCCGATTCACCCGCGACGTCTCCCTTGCGGTGCTGGACGCGGCCGGTGCAGTGCGCCTGATCAGCGAGCCCGGCCCCGCCTTCCTGCTGGAGACGCCCGCGGGAACGGTGCTGGCCGGGGGCTCCCCCGACGGCTCGCATCTGCCTCGCCAGGTGGACCCGGGCGGCGCGGTGGAGACCATCTGGTTCACCCACCACAACATCACCTTCCCGGACCACGAGGGCCTGGTGCTCGAACCACGGGAGATCCCCGGGCTGGACTGGCTCGTCAACGGCCACATCCACCGCCCGCAGCCCATGGTCGCGGCCGGGGCCACGCGCTGGTGCAACCCGGGCAACATCACCCGCCTGACCTTCTCGGCCCGCACCAAGGCCCGGGTGCCAGCAGCCTCCGTCTGGCGGCCCGGCGCGCAGGAACTGGAGACCTGGCCCGTGCCCGCGCTCCCCTGGGAGAAGGTCTTCCCGGACCAGCCCTTCGCCCCGGAGCCGGACGCCAAGGAGCGCCACTCCCTGTTTCTCAAGGGCCTGGAGCGCCTGGCCTGGCGGCGCACCCAGGAGGGCCTGGGCCTCAAGGATTTCCTTTCCGCCAACTTAAGCCCCGAGCATGCGGAGACCCCGCTGATCTGGGAACTCTACGAGGAGGTTGCCGGTGGCAAAGACCGCCCCAAGCGACCCTGA
- a CDS encoding ferredoxin, translating to MGYKVTVDEEKCTGDGECVDVCPVEVYELQDGKSVVVNEEECLGCESCVEVCDQDAITVEEE from the coding sequence ATGGGCTACAAGGTCACTGTTGACGAAGAAAAGTGCACCGGCGACGGCGAATGCGTGGACGTGTGCCCCGTTGAGGTTTACGAGCTGCAGGACGGCAAGTCCGTCGTCGTGAACGAAGAAGAGTGCCTGGGCTGCGAATCCTGCGTCGAAGTCTGCGACCAGGACGCCATCACCGTCGAGGAAGAATAG
- a CDS encoding SRPBCC family protein translates to MTETFKLEMTRVFKAEPGRVYEAWTSADRLKRWLLPHDSFKAEAKVDAKPGGEFRMDMAGRIGNDDVSGYATGEYREVVPGEKLVFTWNWHNKLANEVMPETLIAVTFASKDGGTELSLVHDRFITPGLRDEYTSGWLNCFKNLDALLG, encoded by the coding sequence ATGACCGAGACGTTCAAGCTCGAAATGACCAGGGTCTTCAAGGCTGAACCGGGCAGGGTCTACGAGGCATGGACCAGCGCGGACCGGCTCAAGCGCTGGCTGCTGCCCCACGACAGCTTCAAGGCCGAGGCCAAGGTGGACGCGAAGCCCGGCGGGGAGTTCCGCATGGACATGGCCGGGCGCATCGGAAACGACGACGTGTCGGGATACGCCACCGGCGAATACCGGGAAGTTGTCCCCGGGGAGAAGCTCGTCTTCACCTGGAACTGGCACAACAAGCTCGCGAACGAGGTGATGCCCGAGACTCTCATCGCCGTGACCTTCGCGTCAAAGGACGGCGGCACGGAACTGAGCCTCGTCCACGACAGGTTCATCACCCCCGGCCTGCGCGACGAGTACACCTCCGGCTGGCTCAACTGCTTCAAGAATCTCGACGCGCTGCTGGGCTGA
- a CDS encoding Hsp20/alpha crystallin family protein: MAKLNWNPWMGLADMKAELDHILNEAARKGRAPKSVADKAYFWAPAADVMETAQAFVITVELPGVEREDVAVEVKTRTLWVYGERRFEKICEGEGVYHSLERSYGPFARRFALPKGVDRAGVAAVFKNGLLEITLPKERQEARRRRIHIA; this comes from the coding sequence ATGGCCAAGCTGAACTGGAACCCCTGGATGGGTCTGGCCGACATGAAGGCCGAGTTGGACCACATCCTCAATGAGGCCGCCCGCAAGGGGCGGGCCCCCAAATCCGTGGCGGACAAGGCCTACTTCTGGGCCCCGGCCGCCGACGTGATGGAAACGGCCCAGGCCTTCGTGATCACCGTGGAGCTGCCCGGCGTGGAGCGCGAGGACGTGGCCGTGGAGGTCAAGACGCGCACCCTGTGGGTCTACGGCGAACGCCGCTTCGAGAAGATCTGCGAGGGCGAGGGCGTGTACCACTCCCTTGAGCGCTCCTACGGCCCCTTCGCCAGGCGTTTCGCCCTGCCCAAGGGCGTGGACCGCGCCGGGGTGGCAGCCGTTTTCAAAAACGGCCTGCTGGAGATCACCCTGCCCAAGGAACGGCAGGAAGCCCGCCGCCGCCGCATCCACATCGCATGA
- a CDS encoding AAA family ATPase, with translation MILRLTLTDFMAHKATTLDLAPGLNVLCGPNNTGKSALVEALRCLATNPSRRHCIRHGATEARVEALLDDGWRVAWVRRKAYAIYELHPPGEAEPQIFAKLGKGGVPEEVARRLRLPLVSFEKGEDVDVHLGDQRHPIFLLDRPGSVLADFLASSTESAHLMAMQDLLREKVRRARTDSRRLEESLAATGQGLDRLDALPGLSLRLEDLRVGAEALAGRAAAVPRLEARLGKMRGLSTRSAQLQARLTLLEGLSAPAAPAPAAPLAEATARLRALQERTRAAQAASAALLPLAAPPALAPAGQLAQASARLERLRAQRDGAERRGQALTALATPPPLADPAPLARLAGAMATLAARIAKGQAWLAGREAELAALGERIAHRLEQVGECPLCGADLDAAKFLKKRTPGHEPT, from the coding sequence GTGATCCTTCGCCTGACCCTCACCGACTTCATGGCCCACAAGGCCACCACGCTCGACCTCGCCCCGGGGTTGAACGTGCTCTGCGGCCCCAACAACACGGGCAAGTCCGCCCTGGTTGAGGCCCTGCGTTGCCTGGCCACCAACCCCTCCCGCCGCCACTGCATCCGCCACGGCGCCACCGAGGCCCGCGTGGAGGCCCTGCTGGACGACGGTTGGCGCGTGGCCTGGGTGCGCCGTAAGGCCTACGCCATTTACGAGCTCCACCCTCCGGGGGAGGCCGAGCCCCAGATTTTCGCCAAGCTGGGCAAGGGCGGCGTGCCCGAGGAAGTGGCCCGGCGGCTGCGGCTGCCCCTGGTCAGCTTCGAGAAGGGCGAGGACGTGGACGTGCACCTGGGCGACCAGCGCCACCCCATCTTCCTGCTGGACCGGCCCGGCTCCGTGCTGGCGGACTTCCTGGCCTCCTCCACCGAGAGCGCGCACCTGATGGCCATGCAGGACCTGCTGCGCGAGAAGGTGCGCCGCGCCCGGACGGACTCGCGCCGCCTGGAGGAGTCCCTGGCCGCAACCGGGCAGGGCCTGGACCGGCTCGACGCCCTGCCCGGGCTCTCGCTGCGGCTTGAGGATCTTCGCGTCGGCGCGGAGGCCCTGGCCGGGCGGGCCGCCGCTGTGCCCCGGCTGGAGGCCCGCCTGGGGAAGATGCGCGGACTCTCGACGCGCTCGGCTCAGTTGCAGGCCCGCCTGACTCTTCTTGAGGGCCTCTCGGCCCCCGCGGCCCCGGCCCCGGCCGCGCCCCTGGCCGAGGCAACAGCACGCCTGCGCGCCCTGCAAGAGCGCACCCGCGCGGCCCAGGCCGCGAGCGCGGCCCTGCTGCCCCTGGCGGCCCCCCCGGCCCTGGCCCCCGCAGGCCAGCTGGCCCAGGCCTCGGCCCGACTGGAGAGGCTGCGCGCCCAGCGCGACGGGGCCGAACGCCGCGGGCAGGCCCTTACGGCCCTGGCCACCCCGCCCCCCCTGGCCGACCCCGCCCCCCTGGCCCGGCTCGCCGGGGCCATGGCCACCCTGGCCGCGCGCATCGCCAAGGGCCAGGCCTGGCTGGCCGGGCGCGAGGCCGAGCTGGCCGCCCTGGGCGAGCGCATCGCCCACCGCCTGGAGCAGGTGGGCGAGTGCCCCTTGTGCGGCGCGGACCTGGACGCCGCCAAATTCCTGAAAAAGAGGACGCCGGGTCATGAGCCTACCTAG
- the htpX gene encoding zinc metalloprotease HtpX: protein MTSQIKTALLLGVLTAVLVLMGSAMGGRTGMIIAFGLALVMNVGSYWFSDKIVLRMYQAQELTEADAPGLFDLVAQLSRNAGLPMPKVYLIPQEQPNAFATGRNPENAAVAVTEGLLRLVSPDELAGVLAHEMGHIKNRDILVQTVASVVAGAITSLASMIKWGAIFGMGRSSDEEGGGGGISAIFMAILAPIAAMLIQMAISRSREYLADETGAKLAGNPLPLAGALKKLDDYAHAVPMQGANPATESMFIVNPLSGGGIAGLFSTHPPTEERIRRLRAMAGR from the coding sequence ATGACCAGCCAGATCAAGACCGCCCTGCTGTTGGGCGTCCTGACCGCCGTTCTCGTGCTCATGGGTTCGGCCATGGGCGGACGCACCGGCATGATCATCGCCTTCGGGCTCGCCCTCGTCATGAACGTGGGCAGCTACTGGTTCTCCGACAAGATCGTGCTGCGCATGTACCAGGCACAGGAGCTCACCGAGGCCGACGCCCCGGGCCTGTTCGACCTGGTGGCCCAGCTGTCCCGCAACGCCGGGCTGCCCATGCCCAAGGTCTACCTGATCCCCCAGGAGCAGCCCAACGCCTTCGCCACTGGCCGCAACCCCGAAAACGCCGCCGTGGCCGTCACCGAGGGGCTCCTGCGCCTGGTGAGCCCGGACGAACTGGCCGGGGTGCTGGCCCACGAGATGGGCCACATCAAGAACCGCGACATCCTGGTGCAGACCGTGGCTTCGGTCGTGGCCGGAGCCATCACCAGCCTGGCGAGCATGATCAAGTGGGGCGCCATCTTCGGCATGGGCCGCTCAAGCGACGAGGAGGGCGGCGGCGGTGGCATCAGCGCCATCTTCATGGCCATCCTGGCCCCCATCGCGGCCATGCTCATCCAGATGGCCATCTCGCGCTCCCGCGAGTACCTGGCGGACGAGACCGGCGCGAAGCTGGCGGGCAACCCCCTGCCCCTGGCCGGTGCGCTCAAGAAGCTCGATGACTACGCCCACGCCGTGCCCATGCAGGGCGCCAACCCGGCCACGGAGAGCATGTTCATCGTGAATCCGCTCAGCGGCGGGGGCATCGCCGGGCTGTTCTCCACCCATCCGCCCACCGAGGAGCGCATCCGCAGGCTGCGCGCCATGGCGGGGAGGTAA